A genomic stretch from Terriglobus sp. RCC_193 includes:
- a CDS encoding PAS domain-containing methyl-accepting chemotaxis protein, which yields MAELKGKHHRTFMDKDEVQLPAYREFWAALARGEYQSGEYKRFGKGNREVWIYGSYNPIFDANGKPVKVIKFATEITATVQARLAHEAHQETERQRAVELRQKVEGILEVVRSARDGDLTRTIDVEGDDTISQMGIALRDFFGDLRQRITAITRAADSLSSSSQELSVISEQMASNAEETATQASVVSTASDEVSRNVTVVAAGSEEMQASIREISKSANESARVAHNAVTAANATNQTIAKLGQSSLEIGKVVKVITSIAQQTNLLALNATIEAARAGEAGKGFAVVANEVKELAKETAKATEEIGQKIEAIQGDTSSAVQAIEEITQIINQINDVSNTIASAVEEQTATTNEIGRNVSDASRGVSEIAVNIAGVAAAAQSTTTGASGTQGAARQLHGMASELQGLVSRFTV from the coding sequence CTGGCCGAGCTCAAAGGCAAGCATCACCGCACGTTCATGGATAAGGACGAAGTGCAGTTGCCTGCCTATCGTGAGTTCTGGGCGGCGCTGGCTCGCGGTGAATATCAGAGCGGCGAATACAAGCGCTTCGGCAAGGGCAACCGCGAAGTCTGGATCTATGGCTCGTACAACCCCATCTTCGATGCCAATGGGAAGCCCGTCAAAGTCATCAAGTTCGCTACTGAGATTACGGCAACCGTACAGGCGCGACTCGCGCATGAAGCTCACCAGGAGACAGAGCGCCAGCGCGCCGTCGAACTTCGGCAGAAGGTCGAAGGCATTCTCGAAGTCGTTCGCTCTGCCCGCGATGGCGACCTGACACGCACCATCGATGTTGAAGGTGACGACACGATCAGCCAGATGGGCATTGCGTTGCGCGACTTCTTCGGTGACCTTCGCCAGCGCATCACTGCCATCACCCGTGCTGCGGATTCGCTCAGTTCATCGTCGCAGGAGCTCTCCGTTATCAGTGAACAGATGGCCTCCAATGCGGAAGAAACTGCAACACAGGCTTCGGTCGTCTCCACGGCTTCAGATGAAGTATCGCGCAATGTCACGGTAGTTGCCGCAGGCTCCGAAGAGATGCAGGCCTCCATCCGCGAAATCTCGAAGTCCGCCAATGAAAGCGCCCGCGTTGCACACAACGCCGTAACGGCTGCCAACGCAACCAACCAGACCATCGCCAAACTTGGGCAATCTTCGCTTGAAATCGGCAAAGTCGTAAAGGTCATCACGTCCATCGCCCAGCAGACCAACCTGCTGGCTCTCAACGCAACGATTGAAGCAGCGCGTGCCGGTGAAGCTGGCAAGGGCTTTGCCGTTGTGGCCAACGAAGTGAAAGAGCTGGCAAAAGAAACTGCGAAGGCAACCGAAGAAATCGGCCAGAAGATCGAGGCGATCCAGGGAGATACTTCAAGCGCGGTGCAGGCGATTGAAGAGATCACACAGATCATCAATCAGATCAACGATGTCTCCAACACGATCGCCTCGGCTGTTGAAGAGCAGACTGCAACCACCAATGAGATTGGCCGCAACGTATCGGACGCCTCACGCGGCGTGAGTGAGATTGCCGTCAACATCGCTGGCGTGGCAGCAGCGGCACAATCCACAACCACCGGCGCTTCGGGAACACAAGGTGCCGCGCGCCAGCTCCACGGCATGGCCAGCGAGCTTCAGGGACTCGTCTCCCGCTTCACCGTGTAA
- a CDS encoding protein-glutamate O-methyltransferase CheR, with protein sequence MPQASTMPSSISPDSYAFLQRWIHISSGIVLDAHKSYLLESRLAPVIEREGMRSIDDLCMHLRQGTPGLSRKVVEAMTTHETLFFRDTTPFEILRKTIVPQLLVTRPRGHKINIWSAAASSGQEAYSLAMILIECGVAPGEVSILGTDLSEKVLERARLATYGKFEVSRGLPADYLARYFQLHHDANGLPEYQLRDIIRQMVRFEPLDLRANFRGRGPFDIIFCRNVLIYFDTKTKEDILREMRSVMSRGSFLLLGAAETIGSVEGFQRVHMDDAIAYVSK encoded by the coding sequence ATGCCACAGGCCAGTACCATGCCATCCTCCATCTCGCCCGACAGCTATGCCTTTCTGCAGCGCTGGATCCATATCTCCTCAGGTATCGTGCTCGATGCGCACAAGAGTTACCTGTTGGAATCGCGCCTCGCACCCGTCATCGAGCGTGAAGGCATGCGTTCTATCGACGATCTCTGCATGCATCTACGCCAAGGCACACCCGGTCTCTCGCGCAAAGTGGTCGAAGCCATGACAACGCATGAGACGCTCTTCTTTCGCGACACAACACCGTTTGAGATTCTGCGTAAGACAATCGTGCCGCAGCTTCTTGTCACCCGACCCCGCGGACACAAAATCAATATCTGGTCGGCCGCTGCCTCCTCCGGGCAGGAAGCCTATTCGCTGGCCATGATCCTGATCGAATGTGGCGTCGCGCCTGGCGAAGTCTCCATCCTCGGCACAGACCTCAGCGAAAAGGTTCTGGAACGTGCTCGGCTTGCGACCTATGGGAAATTCGAAGTAAGCCGCGGCCTTCCCGCCGACTATCTCGCACGCTACTTCCAGCTTCATCACGATGCCAACGGACTCCCCGAATATCAACTGCGCGACATCATCCGACAAATGGTCCGCTTTGAGCCGCTCGACCTCCGTGCTAATTTTCGAGGACGCGGGCCATTCGACATCATCTTCTGCCGCAATGTGCTCATCTACTTCGACACAAAAACCAAGGAAGATATCCTGCGCGAAATGCGCAGCGTGATGTCCCGCGGCAGCTTCCTGCTGCTCGGCGCTGCAGAGACCATAGGATCCGTCGAAGGCTTTCAACGGGTGCACATGGATGATGCGATCGCCTATGTCAGCAAGTAA
- a CDS encoding response regulator: MEVLVVDDSKTMRMLVQRAIRQAGFSGLTFIEAENGARALEALSSSKPSLILSDWNMPEMTGIQFLQNVRASGINIPFGFITSEGSKEILDTATAAGANFLITKPFTSDDVQASLSPFVGA, translated from the coding sequence ATGGAAGTCCTCGTCGTCGACGACAGCAAGACCATGCGCATGCTCGTGCAGCGCGCCATCCGCCAGGCAGGGTTCAGTGGCCTCACCTTCATCGAAGCCGAAAATGGAGCGCGCGCGCTGGAGGCGCTTTCCTCCAGCAAGCCCAGCCTCATCCTTTCCGACTGGAACATGCCGGAGATGACCGGCATCCAGTTCCTCCAGAATGTACGCGCCTCCGGCATCAATATCCCCTTCGGATTCATCACCTCAGAAGGCTCCAAAGAGATCCTCGACACGGCCACGGCTGCCGGCGCGAACTTCCTCATCACCAAACCCTTCACGTCAGACGATGTCCAGGCCTCGCTTAGCCCATTCGTAGGAGCCTGA
- a CDS encoding 3'-5' exoribonuclease YhaM family protein, producing the protein MKDFYIADAASHENAVVTSYFLLSQMSARDKKGGGQYLALTLSDRTGSFDARMWEEFAEALATCTAGCYVKAQGRIERYNSRFQINLQKMRLATEEEIDITDFQPATQYDVDALWTELNGYVEAFRNPWLQQLVRSFLDDPELGPAFRSAPAAKVLHHAWIGGLLEHVVFLLRLCARVAPQYADEVDPDLLMTGAILHDFGKVRELAWKSSFSYTTEGQLLGHITIAIRMLQEKIAAIPGFPDRLRILVEHMILSHHGKFEFGSPKLPMTPEALVFSAIDDLEAKMQNMRAEFSRAVESGKQPDEVTDFSRSMERPLLNSKAYLERT; encoded by the coding sequence ATGAAGGACTTCTATATTGCCGACGCGGCATCGCATGAAAATGCCGTGGTGACCTCTTACTTCCTGCTGTCGCAGATGTCTGCGCGCGATAAGAAAGGTGGCGGCCAATATCTTGCGCTAACGCTGAGCGATCGAACCGGCAGCTTCGACGCGCGCATGTGGGAGGAGTTCGCAGAAGCGCTCGCCACCTGCACCGCAGGCTGCTATGTGAAGGCCCAGGGCCGCATCGAACGCTACAACAGCCGGTTCCAGATCAACCTTCAAAAAATGCGTCTGGCCACCGAAGAAGAGATCGACATCACCGACTTTCAGCCCGCCACGCAATACGACGTAGATGCGTTGTGGACAGAGTTAAATGGCTATGTGGAGGCCTTCCGCAATCCGTGGCTGCAGCAACTGGTGCGCAGCTTTCTGGATGACCCTGAACTTGGCCCGGCCTTCCGCTCCGCACCTGCCGCAAAGGTGCTGCATCATGCCTGGATCGGTGGTCTGCTGGAACACGTGGTCTTTCTGCTGCGCCTCTGCGCACGTGTAGCGCCGCAATATGCCGATGAAGTCGACCCGGATCTGCTGATGACGGGCGCCATCCTGCATGACTTTGGCAAGGTCCGTGAACTGGCATGGAAGTCCAGCTTTTCATACACCACAGAAGGCCAGCTGCTGGGTCACATCACCATCGCCATCCGCATGTTGCAGGAAAAGATCGCTGCCATTCCTGGCTTCCCGGACCGTCTGCGCATTCTGGTGGAGCACATGATCCTGTCGCATCATGGCAAGTTTGAGTTCGGTTCGCCGAAGCTTCCCATGACACCAGAAGCTCTTGTCTTCAGTGCCATCGACGATCTGGAAGCGAAAATGCAAAACATGCGCGCCGAATTTTCCAGAGCGGTGGAAAGCGGCAAGCAGCCCGACGAAGTCACCGACTTCTCGCGCTCCATGGAACGCCCTCTGCTTAACTCAAAGGCATACCTGGAACGGACTTAA
- a CDS encoding acyltransferase family protein, with amino-acid sequence MSIFLDVLRFSAALIVVLGHFTQYYFSQGWPDLTVYALCAVSVFFVLSGFVIAFVVKTKERRPRDYAIARISRLYSVLVPAIVLSGLVLLIGVRLDPGYMATWTGAGASLGFLAPHPLLRFAAQSLLSLLFLNSIHNHEAFPAMNSPVWSLGYEAAYYAVFGIALFSRGWKRIGLIVAWCLLMGDGIIRLLPVWLLGVGLFYLVNRMRSTKRDQNAGIACLVLLAISIVCWHWVFLWEQQPHGYWVDAVMHGKDRAQMAYLFYYWGIMTALAIYAAAALEPLLARILTPAEKAIRWCADLTFSLYLFHFPLLVAVYVLTHYNRSSVTAQAGALSATLIGCWALSYISEHRKYWWRQQVRRIADTWKHAEPSI; translated from the coding sequence TTGTCAATCTTCCTGGATGTCCTGCGGTTCTCCGCGGCACTTATCGTCGTGCTGGGACACTTCACGCAGTATTACTTCAGCCAGGGATGGCCTGACCTTACGGTCTATGCGCTATGCGCAGTCTCAGTCTTTTTTGTTCTGTCTGGATTTGTCATCGCCTTTGTGGTGAAGACCAAAGAACGCCGTCCGCGTGATTATGCCATTGCTCGTATCTCACGCCTCTACTCGGTTCTGGTGCCGGCGATTGTACTGAGCGGGCTGGTGTTGCTGATAGGTGTGCGTCTTGATCCTGGCTATATGGCTACGTGGACTGGGGCCGGGGCAAGTCTTGGTTTTTTAGCACCCCACCCGCTGCTGCGATTCGCAGCGCAAAGTTTGCTGTCACTTTTATTTCTGAACAGCATCCACAATCACGAGGCATTTCCGGCGATGAACAGCCCGGTGTGGTCCCTTGGTTATGAAGCGGCCTACTATGCCGTGTTTGGAATTGCCCTGTTCAGCCGCGGGTGGAAACGCATTGGACTGATCGTTGCCTGGTGCCTGTTGATGGGAGATGGAATTATCCGTCTGCTGCCAGTATGGCTGCTTGGCGTGGGCCTCTTTTACCTGGTTAACCGAATGCGTTCCACGAAACGGGACCAAAATGCAGGCATAGCATGCCTGGTTCTACTAGCGATTTCGATAGTCTGCTGGCACTGGGTCTTCTTGTGGGAACAGCAGCCGCATGGATATTGGGTTGACGCGGTCATGCATGGCAAGGACCGGGCTCAAATGGCTTACCTGTTTTATTACTGGGGCATCATGACAGCACTGGCTATTTATGCAGCTGCCGCACTGGAACCACTGCTTGCTCGCATACTTACTCCGGCAGAGAAGGCTATCCGCTGGTGTGCGGACCTTACATTTTCTCTCTACCTGTTTCACTTTCCTCTGCTCGTCGCCGTCTATGTACTGACGCACTACAATCGCAGCTCCGTGACAGCACAGGCGGGCGCGCTGTCCGCAACGCTGATCGGATGCTGGGCGCTCTCTTACATCAGCGAGCACAGGAAATACTGGTGGCGACAACAAGTACGACGCATCGCGGATACATGGAAACACGCTGAACCTTCCATATAA
- a CDS encoding transglycosylase domain-containing protein — MAVKLKLGGKRYDHEGIPVHHGTNHPLWKRAVMALLIVALACLLLGAMIFGYYYNHYQKVVDDRLNNGPLFSSTAQIYAAPREIRPGQGMTATSIAQDLHRAGYNSNTQLGTFKVFGDSISIKPGPASFHNTDGATINTSGGTVQSITAENGVALRAYELEPQLITGLSEDKNRIKRRLVTYNQIPKQLVQAVTAIEDRKFFEHNGLNFGRLIKCGVQDALSQHFSCGGSTLTQQLARGFFLSPEKHLKRKLIEIMITLQLESRFNKQQIFEMYANQINLGQRGSFAVNGFGEASQAYFGKDLRQLDVAECALLAGIIQRPNYFNPFRHPERALERRNIVLRSMIETGALTPSQEERAEAEPIRLATQNVDASEAPYFVDLVHDQLQQRLGDQTNSGTLRIYTSLDPELQKAAAEAVAEMMPRIDEMIRKRHKGDAPIKYPQVSLVALDPHTGQVLALVGGRNYGLSQLNHAQSSRPTGSIFKPLVYATAFSQSVSGQPLGDSGTFTALTPLNDDPQDFGMGGRSYTPGNFERGEYPGMVTAATALEHSLNIATISLAQRAGYENVAAMARSAGIASARPTPSVAIGTYSATPMDMAGVYTVFANGGVHLNPWLLASVRNDKGDIVADFTPEARQVLDPKAAYLTQSLMEGVMTRGTAAGVRGLGFTAPAAGKTGTSHDVWFAGYSSNLLCIVWIGNDDYTDISDNLTKKVQGADTAAPIWAEFMKRAIKLPQYSDMKPFAAPPAGVTNYPIDLSTNQIADGTCSGKTATMAFLDGTQPHNSCSHMGDGSGLMDSLFGTNSDTAGTSVNGGGINNGSQPANGSQPAVGPDGQPQHRNFFQKMFGLGKHNDDNTPQQPATQPSPANPH; from the coding sequence TTGGCGGTCAAGCTTAAGCTCGGTGGCAAGCGCTACGATCACGAGGGCATTCCTGTGCATCATGGCACGAATCATCCTTTGTGGAAGCGCGCCGTAATGGCGCTTCTGATCGTGGCGCTGGCGTGCCTTCTGCTTGGCGCCATGATTTTCGGCTATTACTACAACCACTATCAGAAGGTTGTGGACGACCGGCTGAACAATGGGCCGCTCTTCTCTTCCACGGCGCAGATTTATGCTGCGCCGCGTGAGATTCGACCGGGCCAGGGTATGACCGCGACATCCATTGCGCAGGACCTGCATCGCGCCGGTTATAACTCGAATACACAACTGGGCACCTTCAAGGTTTTCGGCGACAGCATCTCCATCAAGCCGGGGCCAGCTTCGTTCCACAACACGGACGGCGCCACCATCAACACCAGCGGCGGCACGGTGCAGAGCATTACCGCTGAGAATGGTGTGGCGCTGCGTGCGTATGAATTGGAGCCGCAACTCATCACCGGCCTGAGCGAAGATAAGAACCGCATCAAGCGCAGGCTGGTGACGTACAACCAGATTCCGAAACAGCTGGTGCAGGCTGTTACTGCGATTGAAGACCGCAAGTTTTTCGAGCACAACGGCCTGAACTTTGGACGTCTCATAAAATGCGGTGTGCAGGATGCTCTGAGTCAGCATTTTTCCTGTGGTGGTTCCACACTGACACAGCAGTTGGCGCGTGGCTTCTTCCTGTCGCCTGAGAAACACCTGAAGCGCAAGCTGATCGAAATCATGATCACGTTGCAGTTGGAGTCGCGCTTTAACAAGCAGCAGATTTTTGAGATGTATGCGAACCAGATCAACCTGGGCCAGCGCGGATCGTTTGCGGTCAACGGATTTGGTGAGGCTTCGCAGGCATACTTCGGCAAGGACCTGCGGCAGTTGGATGTGGCTGAATGCGCGCTGCTGGCTGGCATTATTCAGCGGCCCAATTACTTCAATCCGTTCCGTCATCCGGAACGCGCGCTGGAACGCCGCAACATTGTGTTGCGTTCGATGATTGAAACAGGAGCGCTAACCCCTTCACAGGAAGAGCGCGCCGAAGCAGAACCGATTCGTCTTGCGACACAGAATGTGGATGCCAGCGAAGCGCCATACTTTGTCGATCTGGTGCATGACCAGTTGCAGCAGCGTCTTGGCGATCAGACGAACAGTGGAACACTTCGCATCTACACATCGCTCGATCCTGAGTTGCAGAAGGCCGCAGCGGAAGCCGTGGCGGAGATGATGCCACGCATTGACGAGATGATCCGCAAGCGCCACAAAGGCGATGCACCGATCAAGTATCCGCAGGTGTCTCTTGTTGCACTGGATCCGCACACAGGCCAGGTGTTGGCGTTGGTGGGCGGACGCAACTATGGTCTCTCGCAGCTGAACCATGCGCAGTCAAGCCGACCGACCGGATCCATCTTCAAGCCGCTGGTCTATGCAACAGCGTTTTCGCAGAGCGTAAGTGGGCAGCCGCTGGGTGATAGTGGAACCTTTACGGCACTTACGCCGCTGAATGATGATCCGCAGGATTTTGGCATGGGCGGGCGCTCCTATACACCCGGCAACTTTGAGCGCGGCGAATATCCCGGCATGGTGACCGCTGCGACTGCGTTGGAGCACTCGCTAAACATTGCAACGATCTCCCTGGCGCAGCGCGCGGGCTATGAGAATGTTGCTGCGATGGCGCGCTCCGCCGGTATCGCTTCTGCGCGACCTACGCCTTCGGTGGCGATCGGAACGTATAGTGCCACGCCGATGGATATGGCGGGTGTTTATACAGTGTTTGCCAATGGTGGCGTGCATCTGAATCCGTGGCTGCTGGCCAGCGTGCGTAATGACAAGGGCGATATTGTGGCCGACTTCACACCGGAAGCGCGGCAGGTGCTGGATCCGAAGGCTGCCTACCTTACGCAATCACTCATGGAAGGTGTGATGACACGCGGCACTGCAGCAGGCGTTCGCGGATTGGGCTTTACGGCACCGGCTGCTGGAAAGACAGGTACATCGCACGATGTGTGGTTCGCTGGTTATTCATCAAACCTGCTTTGCATCGTGTGGATTGGCAATGATGACTACACCGATATCTCAGACAACCTGACCAAGAAGGTGCAGGGTGCGGATACGGCTGCGCCCATCTGGGCGGAGTTTATGAAGCGCGCGATCAAGCTGCCGCAGTACAGCGATATGAAACCCTTCGCTGCACCGCCCGCGGGCGTAACCAATTACCCCATTGATCTCAGCACGAATCAGATTGCGGACGGAACCTGCTCCGGAAAGACTGCGACGATGGCCTTTCTCGACGGTACGCAGCCGCACAACTCCTGCAGTCACATGGGCGATGGTTCGGGTCTGATGGACAGCCTCTTTGGCACAAACAGCGATACCGCGGGAACCAGTGTGAATGGCGGTGGCATCAACAACGGATCGCAACCCGCGAATGGATCGCAGCCTGCGGTGGGGCCGGACGGACAGCCACAGCACCGCAACTTCTTCCAGAAGATGTTCGGTCTCGGCAAACACAACGACGACAACACGCCGCAGCAACCTGCGACGCAGCCTTCGCCAGCAAATCCTCACTGA